A single region of the Acetivibrio cellulolyticus CD2 genome encodes:
- a CDS encoding peptidylprolyl isomerase produces the protein MLKKFLITLVCLSIPFSVVGCQKGSSGSGVAIWPKEGAVVPETDQLKPPAKGETIAVMKTSMGDLKIKFFPREAPKAVENFVTHAQDGYYDGLIFHRVINDFMIQGGDPTGTGTGGESIWKQPFADEFSEKVHNFRGALSMANSGSNTNGSQFFIVQAPVSTINSEVINLMTENRINKTAIAKYKEIGGTPWLDKAHTVFGQVYEGMDIVDKIAAVEVDAKSKPTKDVKIVDIKITTAP, from the coding sequence ATGCTAAAGAAATTTCTAATTACACTAGTATGTTTATCGATTCCATTTTCTGTTGTGGGATGCCAAAAAGGCTCTTCAGGTAGTGGAGTAGCAATATGGCCTAAGGAAGGGGCAGTTGTTCCTGAAACTGATCAGCTTAAGCCACCTGCTAAGGGGGAGACCATAGCAGTTATGAAGACAAGCATGGGGGATTTAAAGATTAAATTTTTCCCTAGGGAAGCACCAAAGGCAGTCGAAAACTTTGTAACTCATGCTCAGGACGGGTATTATGATGGCTTGATTTTTCACAGGGTAATCAATGACTTCATGATACAGGGTGGAGATCCGACCGGGACAGGTACAGGTGGAGAGAGCATTTGGAAGCAACCTTTTGCTGATGAATTCAGTGAAAAAGTTCATAACTTTAGAGGAGCCCTTTCAATGGCAAATAGCGGATCTAATACTAATGGAAGCCAGTTCTTCATTGTTCAAGCACCTGTAAGCACAATTAATTCTGAGGTGATAAATCTCATGACAGAAAACAGGATTAACAAAACCGCTATAGCTAAATATAAAGAAATTGGTGGAACACCATGGCTTGATAAGGCACATACGGTATTTGGTCAGGTTTATGAAGGCATGGATATTGTTGACAAAATTGCGGCTGTAGAGGTAGATGCAAAAAGTAAGCCAACGAAAGATGTAAAGATTGTGGATATTAAAATTACGACAGCACCGTAA
- a CDS encoding DUF2339 domain-containing protein translates to MKDFLRKHWITLLGAIFTFMAFSYSFKYAVDMGWISDELKIGIGIMAASAFIAFGVTLHQKGNNILSEILNGLGVALLYTTFSFAGIYYSLWTPMTVFLAMTAVTLALAVYSYKFNFRTLMNLAILGALISPIIMKSQGDQVFTLFLYLLVINSIFFFVSVNKKWLELRLLPFIGTWILFTVYYFYFNPENRVVPFMYAISAFIFYNVGFLISSWKENKSFDGLNLYLGITNGAVFALWSFGIMNDIINFSIILAGMGIIYLAATAITYSLTKKYSFSVITNFFAAMLLLIISGSEIGSGTSIKPLISVFMWAIIAILILVIGQIKNKDYLKLISAVIWIFVGTYWYGVTWTTPMGEWFNTFIPILNWSGMAWVTLAVLGFYFSLKVKFDFASKDPAGSDSKFVSNFFSVTSHLIVGGLLTFQIDNLWMEYTIKSFDLWLTLSVTWGIYALLLFVWGAYSKQSIFRWFGSVVLVIVAIKTIFYDLSESEMIFKIIAMFILAIITFAISYINSKWGKDQKTKVEIHNTPTIEIYSEDEIKTPENNVNSVNIIKEVWE, encoded by the coding sequence ATGAAAGATTTTCTAAGAAAGCATTGGATAACACTTTTAGGTGCAATTTTTACATTCATGGCTTTCTCCTATTCATTCAAATATGCAGTTGATATGGGCTGGATATCTGATGAACTAAAAATTGGAATTGGAATTATGGCAGCATCGGCTTTCATAGCTTTTGGTGTTACACTCCATCAAAAGGGCAACAACATATTAAGTGAAATATTAAACGGGCTGGGCGTTGCATTACTATATACAACATTCTCCTTTGCCGGTATTTACTACAGCCTCTGGACTCCAATGACTGTATTCCTTGCCATGACAGCAGTCACTCTGGCGCTTGCAGTATATTCTTATAAATTCAATTTCCGTACACTTATGAATCTTGCGATATTAGGAGCACTCATATCCCCAATAATTATGAAATCACAGGGAGATCAGGTTTTTACATTGTTTCTTTACCTCCTCGTAATCAACTCAATATTCTTCTTTGTAAGCGTAAACAAGAAATGGCTTGAACTAAGATTATTACCGTTTATAGGGACATGGATACTTTTTACTGTATATTACTTTTACTTTAACCCTGAAAACCGGGTTGTACCTTTCATGTATGCTATAAGCGCATTTATATTCTATAATGTTGGCTTTTTAATATCCTCCTGGAAAGAAAACAAGAGCTTTGATGGACTTAACCTCTATCTTGGAATTACAAACGGAGCTGTATTCGCGTTATGGTCATTTGGGATAATGAATGATATTATAAACTTCTCAATAATTCTTGCAGGTATGGGAATTATATACCTCGCAGCTACAGCAATAACATATTCCTTAACAAAAAAATATTCCTTCTCTGTTATCACTAATTTCTTCGCAGCTATGCTCCTCCTTATAATTTCAGGATCAGAAATTGGTTCCGGAACTTCCATCAAGCCTTTAATATCAGTTTTCATGTGGGCAATTATCGCAATACTGATTCTCGTAATAGGTCAGATTAAAAACAAAGATTACCTTAAGCTTATATCAGCTGTTATCTGGATTTTCGTAGGTACATACTGGTATGGTGTTACCTGGACTACACCTATGGGCGAATGGTTTAATACATTTATCCCTATATTAAACTGGTCAGGTATGGCTTGGGTAACACTTGCAGTATTGGGCTTTTATTTCTCTCTTAAAGTTAAATTTGATTTTGCAAGCAAAGATCCAGCAGGCTCTGACAGCAAATTCGTATCCAATTTCTTCTCAGTAACAAGCCACCTGATTGTTGGCGGATTGCTGACTTTCCAAATTGATAATCTATGGATGGAATACACCATTAAATCCTTTGACTTGTGGTTGACACTATCAGTTACATGGGGAATTTATGCACTTCTCCTCTTTGTGTGGGGCGCATATAGCAAACAGTCAATATTCAGATGGTTTGGGTCAGTTGTTTTAGTTATTGTAGCTATTAAGACTATATTCTATGATCTCTCGGAATCGGAAATGATCTTCAAAATTATAGCGATGTTCATACTTGCTATAATCACATTTGCCATATCTTATATAAATAGCAAATGGGGAAAAGATCAGAAAACTAAAGTTGAAATACACAACACACCAACTATTGAAATTTACAGCGAGGACGAAATCAAAACACCTGAAAATAATGTTAACAGTGTTAATATCATTAAGGAAGTTTGGGAATAA
- a CDS encoding response regulator gives MIKVVLVDDQVILRESLKFIVEQDPEIKVVGLGSNGEEALNLCGELAPDVVLMDIMMPVCNGVEGTKLIKSKFQSIKVIILTTFNDEENISKAIKNGADGYVLKDIKPDDLIVAVKSVAKGFSIMHHTALNTVAKQINHDKEPTQRKQEPKFDINLTDRELSIIKLIVDGKSNKEIALSIFITEGSVKNIITNILEKLNLKDRTQLAVFAVKNNIV, from the coding sequence ATGATAAAAGTTGTACTAGTCGACGATCAAGTAATCCTCAGGGAAAGCCTCAAATTTATAGTAGAGCAGGATCCTGAAATAAAAGTTGTTGGGCTGGGCAGTAATGGAGAAGAAGCCTTGAATCTTTGCGGAGAACTTGCGCCTGATGTAGTTTTAATGGATATTATGATGCCTGTTTGCAACGGTGTTGAAGGAACAAAACTTATAAAATCAAAGTTCCAATCTATAAAGGTTATTATCCTTACAACCTTTAACGACGAAGAAAATATCTCAAAGGCAATCAAAAATGGCGCTGATGGATATGTTCTAAAGGATATAAAACCGGACGATTTGATAGTTGCAGTAAAAAGTGTTGCTAAAGGTTTCAGCATCATGCACCATACAGCTCTAAATACTGTTGCAAAGCAAATTAACCATGATAAGGAACCAACCCAACGTAAACAAGAACCTAAATTCGATATAAACTTAACAGACAGGGAACTTAGCATTATCAAGCTGATTGTCGATGGAAAAAGCAATAAGGAAATTGCATTAAGCATCTTCATAACTGAAGGCAGTGTAAAGAACATTATTACAAACATATTGGAAAAATTAAACCTGAAAGACCGTACACAACTTGCCGTATTTGCTGTAAAAAACAATATAGTATGA
- a CDS encoding sensor histidine kinase, with protein sequence MLKCILKYIFLESAMNHLWNNIIFIQSISIVLSLSMIIFFLFRSKKTHLLLSYISCQALIFVWSTGQILVFSAQNNNTMRISMIYEYTAVIFVSLSWLMFCLHYTYNRLLIRKWFIILLFTPPVLMFIALLTNHFHHLFFSSFEIGHVVFGPLFWAHAAISYIYLTAGIVILIKSSINHLGYARNQSIVLIIASLIPFAANIIYLANRTFKLNILNTKYDITPISFSLTLLFFAIATFKYRFLNIVPIAFRKIVHNLNESIVVVDSLNKIDNYNKSFEITFSNNGQIKTYDNINKFIRTLKDNIIYTPETENLIRSIKSETQTNATGELTILAPVKKCFQVNIQPIFGSKHEYLGRIVIFNDITEYKNLLDEVNEKNVELSAMNEQLSEYAETVEELAITKERNRFARDVHDTLGHTMTLLISLLEVSSIMCKQDPAKTEEKLSEALKAARDGLKELRRSIKGLEPEKLESEDIISSIEKMIEDFKPSGMNIDFSYDGFNSFSSPTYSKVIFRVCQEALTNSLRHGKAKHVNIILRLADSKIKIFIFDDGCGSTDIKKGFGLSGMEQRVKDLNGDIVFGSDGESGFNIRLEIPINSL encoded by the coding sequence ATGTTAAAATGTATCTTAAAATATATTTTCTTGGAGAGTGCCATGAACCATCTTTGGAATAACATAATATTTATTCAATCTATATCAATTGTTTTATCATTGTCAATGATAATCTTCTTCCTTTTTAGAAGCAAAAAGACACATTTGCTTTTAAGCTATATATCATGTCAAGCTCTGATATTTGTCTGGTCTACAGGCCAGATACTGGTTTTTTCTGCCCAAAACAACAATACGATGAGAATATCAATGATATATGAATATACTGCAGTGATATTTGTTTCTCTCTCATGGTTGATGTTCTGCCTTCACTATACATACAACCGACTTCTCATAAGAAAGTGGTTTATTATTCTTTTATTTACTCCACCTGTGCTAATGTTCATTGCATTGCTCACAAATCACTTTCACCATTTATTTTTCAGCTCATTTGAAATTGGACATGTGGTATTTGGACCACTTTTTTGGGCTCATGCTGCCATATCCTATATTTACCTGACAGCAGGAATAGTTATCCTTATCAAGTCCTCTATAAACCATTTAGGTTATGCCCGAAATCAATCGATCGTTCTTATTATAGCCTCTTTAATTCCTTTTGCTGCTAACATTATTTATCTTGCAAACCGGACCTTTAAACTTAATATACTAAACACCAAGTATGATATTACTCCTATCAGTTTTTCACTGACTCTCTTGTTTTTTGCCATTGCCACATTCAAATACAGGTTTTTGAATATAGTACCTATTGCTTTCAGAAAGATAGTCCATAACCTTAACGAATCAATAGTTGTGGTAGATAGCCTAAATAAAATCGATAATTATAATAAATCCTTTGAAATTACTTTTTCCAACAATGGTCAAATTAAAACATATGATAATATAAACAAATTTATTAGGACGCTGAAAGATAATATAATTTATACACCTGAAACAGAAAACCTGATAAGATCTATAAAAAGTGAAACACAAACAAATGCCACCGGTGAACTCACCATATTGGCACCTGTGAAAAAGTGTTTTCAAGTAAATATACAGCCTATTTTCGGCAGCAAACATGAGTATCTCGGAAGAATAGTTATTTTTAATGATATAACTGAATATAAAAACCTGCTCGATGAGGTGAATGAAAAAAATGTAGAGTTATCCGCTATGAACGAACAACTCTCTGAATATGCCGAAACAGTTGAAGAACTTGCTATAACCAAAGAAAGAAACCGTTTTGCAAGAGATGTTCATGATACACTTGGTCACACTATGACACTGCTAATATCACTCCTCGAAGTAAGCAGCATAATGTGTAAGCAGGATCCTGCAAAAACTGAAGAGAAGCTCTCAGAAGCACTTAAAGCTGCAAGGGACGGTCTTAAAGAATTAAGACGCTCAATCAAAGGTCTCGAGCCTGAGAAGCTTGAAAGTGAAGATATTATAAGTTCAATAGAGAAAATGATCGAAGATTTCAAACCTTCCGGTATGAATATTGACTTTTCATACGACGGTTTTAATTCTTTCTCTTCTCCAACATATTCAAAGGTAATATTCAGGGTATGTCAGGAAGCTCTTACAAACTCCCTTCGCCATGGCAAGGCAAAACATGTTAATATAATATTAAGACTAGCTGACAGCAAAATTAAGATTTTTATATTTGATGATGGCTGTGGAAGTACTGATATCAAAAAAGGTTTCGGGCTATCTGGAATGGAACAGAGGGTAAAAGATCTCAATGGTGACATAGTATTTGGTTCAGACGGTGAAAGCGGATTTAATATTAGACTCGAAATACCTATAAATAGCCTGTAA
- the asnA gene encoding aspartate--ammonia ligase → MTDRLIIPSNYDPILSVRKTEEAIKKIKDYFEDTLAKELNLSRVSAPLFIKPDTGMNDNLNGVERPVAFDVKGIGGDTVEVVHSLAKWKRMALGKYNFQVGEGLYTDMNAIRRDEDLDNLHSIYVDQWDWERVLNKEDRNVDTLKQIVRKIYGAVKETEKFVCSNYTDVPEILPEDIFFVTTQELEDMYPSLSPKEREDMIAKDKKAVFVMKIGGLLKSGIKHDGRAPDYDDWELNGDIVLWYPVLNRAFEISSMGIRVDEDSIVKQLKEAGCEDRKRLKFHKDLMEKRLPYTIGGGIGQSRLCMYFLKKAHIGEVQASIWSDEMIEVCDKANIKLL, encoded by the coding sequence ATGACAGATAGACTGATAATACCTTCAAACTATGATCCTATTTTGTCTGTGAGAAAGACTGAGGAAGCAATAAAGAAGATAAAAGATTATTTTGAAGATACGCTCGCTAAAGAATTAAACTTAAGCCGTGTATCTGCTCCCCTTTTTATAAAGCCTGATACTGGCATGAATGACAACCTTAATGGAGTAGAAAGACCTGTAGCTTTTGATGTAAAGGGAATTGGCGGAGATACTGTAGAGGTCGTACATTCTCTTGCAAAATGGAAGCGTATGGCTCTTGGAAAATACAATTTCCAGGTAGGAGAAGGTTTGTATACTGATATGAATGCAATAAGAAGAGACGAAGATCTTGACAATCTTCACTCAATATATGTTGACCAGTGGGACTGGGAACGCGTCCTTAATAAGGAAGATAGAAATGTTGATACTTTAAAGCAAATAGTGAGAAAAATCTATGGTGCAGTAAAGGAAACTGAAAAATTTGTTTGCAGCAATTATACAGATGTTCCTGAAATCTTACCGGAGGATATTTTCTTTGTAACTACACAGGAACTGGAAGATATGTATCCTTCACTTTCACCAAAGGAAAGAGAAGATATGATAGCAAAAGATAAAAAGGCTGTATTTGTAATGAAAATCGGTGGACTTTTAAAGTCAGGTATAAAGCATGATGGCAGGGCTCCTGACTATGATGACTGGGAGCTTAATGGAGATATAGTTTTATGGTACCCAGTATTAAACAGAGCTTTCGAAATATCATCAATGGGAATAAGAGTTGATGAAGATTCTATTGTAAAACAGTTGAAAGAGGCGGGATGTGAAGACCGTAAACGTCTTAAGTTCCATAAGGATTTAATGGAAAAGAGACTTCCATATACTATTGGAGGCGGAATCGGCCAGTCAAGATTATGTATGTACTTCCTTAAGAAAGCTCACATTGGGGAAGTACAAGCTTCAATATGGTCTGATGAAATGATTGAAGTTTGTGATAAGGCAAATATAAAATTGTTATAG
- the asnS gene encoding asparagine--tRNA ligase: MKSIMIKSLYRQSGDYINNEITVAGWVKTIRDSKTFGFIEVNDGSFFKNLQIVFEEQNISNFKEITKIPVGSSIIVQGVLVETPNAKQPFELKASKIEIEGMSAPEYPLQKKRHTFEYLRTIAHLRPRTNTYSAVFRIRSLAAYAIHKFFQERGFVYVHTPIITGSDAEGAGQMFRVTTLDMNNLPKTKEGSIDFNEDFFGKETNLTVSGQLEGETYCMAFRNIYTFGPTFRAENSNTARHAAEFWMVEPEIAFSDLSDDMELAEDMLKFIINYCMENAPEEMEFFNSFVDNTLFERLNNIVNSKFGHVTYTEAIELLKKEKDKFEYPVEWGTDLQTEHERYLTEQIFKKPVFVTDYPKEIKAFYMRMNDDNKTVAAMDLLVPGVGEIIGGSQREERLDYLEKRMDELGLHKDDYWWYLDLRKYGGTKHAGFGLGFERAIMYITGMSNIRDVISFPRTVNTAEF, translated from the coding sequence ATGAAAAGTATAATGATCAAAAGCCTGTATAGACAATCAGGTGATTATATCAACAATGAAATAACTGTTGCAGGTTGGGTAAAAACAATTAGAGACTCAAAAACCTTCGGATTTATTGAAGTAAACGATGGATCATTTTTCAAAAACCTCCAGATTGTTTTTGAAGAACAGAACATATCCAACTTCAAAGAAATAACCAAAATTCCGGTTGGTTCATCTATAATTGTTCAGGGGGTGCTTGTTGAAACTCCAAATGCAAAGCAGCCTTTTGAGCTTAAAGCGAGCAAGATTGAAATTGAAGGTATGTCTGCGCCAGAGTATCCTCTTCAGAAGAAAAGACATACATTTGAGTATTTGAGAACCATAGCGCATTTAAGACCAAGGACAAATACCTATTCTGCGGTATTTAGAATCAGGTCTCTTGCTGCATACGCTATACACAAGTTCTTCCAGGAAAGAGGCTTTGTATATGTTCATACACCTATTATAACTGGAAGTGATGCAGAGGGAGCGGGCCAAATGTTCCGTGTTACGACACTTGACATGAATAATTTGCCAAAAACCAAAGAAGGTAGTATAGATTTCAATGAGGATTTCTTCGGGAAGGAGACAAATCTTACAGTTAGTGGACAGCTAGAAGGTGAAACCTACTGTATGGCCTTCAGAAACATATATACCTTTGGACCGACTTTCAGGGCAGAAAACTCAAATACTGCAAGGCATGCGGCTGAGTTCTGGATGGTAGAGCCGGAGATTGCTTTCTCAGATCTTAGTGATGATATGGAACTTGCAGAAGACATGCTTAAGTTTATAATAAACTACTGTATGGAAAATGCACCGGAAGAGATGGAGTTTTTCAATAGTTTTGTTGATAATACATTGTTTGAAAGGCTTAATAATATTGTTAATTCCAAATTTGGACATGTAACTTACACTGAGGCAATTGAGCTGCTTAAGAAGGAAAAGGACAAATTTGAATACCCTGTAGAGTGGGGAACTGACCTTCAAACAGAACATGAAAGATACCTTACGGAGCAGATATTCAAAAAGCCTGTGTTTGTAACCGATTATCCAAAGGAGATCAAAGCGTTTTACATGAGGATGAATGATGACAACAAAACGGTTGCAGCCATGGATCTACTAGTACCAGGAGTTGGTGAAATAATTGGCGGAAGCCAGAGGGAAGAAAGACTTGACTATCTTGAGAAGAGAATGGATGAACTTGGTCTTCACAAAGATGACTATTGGTGGTATTTAGATCTAAGAAAATATGGAGGAACAAAGCATGCAGGCTTTGGTCTTGGTTTCGAGAGAGCTATAATGTATATTACAGGTATGTCTAATATAAGAGATGTTATATCATTTCCGAGAACTGTAAATACTGCTGAATTCTAA
- a CDS encoding Crp/Fnr family transcriptional regulator — protein sequence MERTMEYRKGCYIYMENSLSLKCYILLKGQIILKNRQFGNLCVKEGAVFGLASFASDSKYRETAIANTDCEVLEFDSKGIQKYIMENKDIRESIFTHIVEFLKVINRRIELKSVQSDDDLAQKIYDGFMYFYKHNQMDKSQELFERLKVKYENTDYYRKALIILKQYECNNKDDSEGQETIQELDTLLMRI from the coding sequence GTGGAAAGGACAATGGAGTATAGAAAAGGATGCTATATTTATATGGAAAATTCGCTGTCCTTGAAATGCTATATTTTGCTAAAGGGACAGATAATACTTAAAAACAGACAATTTGGCAATTTGTGTGTTAAAGAAGGTGCTGTTTTCGGGTTGGCAAGTTTTGCTAGCGATTCAAAATATAGAGAGACTGCAATTGCGAATACTGATTGTGAAGTATTGGAGTTTGACAGCAAGGGTATACAGAAATATATTATGGAAAATAAAGATATTAGAGAAAGTATATTTACTCACATTGTTGAATTCCTGAAGGTAATAAACAGAAGGATTGAATTAAAAAGTGTTCAATCCGATGATGACCTGGCCCAAAAGATATATGATGGTTTTATGTACTTTTATAAACATAACCAGATGGACAAATCACAAGAGCTGTTTGAAAGGCTTAAAGTGAAATATGAGAATACAGATTATTACAGAAAAGCTTTAATAATTCTTAAGCAGTATGAGTGTAATAATAAGGATGACTCTGAGGGGCAAGAAACTATTCAGGAGTTAGATACTCTCTTAATGAGAATTTGA
- a CDS encoding Crp/Fnr family transcriptional regulator: MESTMNSQNLFEKYGVTYNTGDIIFFEGDYGEDFYVVYEGSVKVVKFVDGNMCTIRIMKKNELFGEFALYSENIRTATVMAISDVKLIKINNRNLYNIINTNTAFAAYFLNILSDRLEYSFELLNAMQMTSIYKKLYSYLYLVVYKNKEEVSISELPELIREPELEVQQIIDNWTRMGLITLRSGNIVSINDMVLRRVIASRP, encoded by the coding sequence ATGGAATCCACGATGAATTCTCAAAATCTTTTCGAAAAATATGGTGTTACCTATAACACTGGAGACATTATTTTCTTTGAAGGCGATTATGGAGAAGATTTTTATGTTGTGTATGAAGGTTCTGTGAAAGTAGTTAAGTTTGTAGATGGCAATATGTGTACAATAAGAATTATGAAGAAAAATGAATTGTTTGGAGAGTTTGCCTTATATAGTGAAAATATAAGAACTGCCACAGTTATGGCTATAAGTGATGTAAAACTTATTAAAATAAATAACAGGAATTTATATAATATAATTAATACAAATACAGCGTTTGCAGCATACTTTTTAAATATTCTGTCGGATAGGCTGGAGTATTCTTTTGAACTTCTAAATGCCATGCAGATGACTTCTATATATAAAAAGTTATACAGCTACCTTTACCTTGTGGTATACAAAAACAAGGAGGAAGTCAGTATTTCTGAACTTCCTGAACTTATAAGGGAGCCAGAATTGGAAGTTCAGCAAATAATTGATAATTGGACAAGGATGGGGCTTATAACTTTAAGGAGTGGAAACATTGTAAGTATAAATGACATGGTCTTGAGGAGAGTTATCGCGAGCAGGCCATAG
- the pyk gene encoding pyruvate kinase encodes MRKTKIICTLGPAVDSEETLRKLMLKGMDIVRLNFSHGTHEEHKIRADRLKKVRDELGLPVPLLLDTKGPEIRLGNFENSEVLLKEGDRFTLVNADILGDLTKCSVSYKELYKDVKKGTRILINDGLVELEVINIKDKDIVCEVLNGGMIGNHKGVNVPGVEVHLPSLTEKDVEDIKFAIENEFDFIAASFIRKASDVIDIKKVLENNGGQDLNVIAKIENREAIENVDEIIKVSDGIMVARGDLGVEIPVEEVPVVQKMLIEKCYRSGKPVITATQMLDSMIRNPRPTRAETSDIANAIYDGTSVIMLSGETAIGKYPIETLETMAKIARKAEGSIDYWARSQRMQHDFSPNVTNAISHATCTTAQDLKASAIITVTHSGHTAKMISRFRPQCPIIATTVSPRVQRQLSLSWGVLPYLVTEATSTDEMFDMGVEKALESNLVRNGDITVITAGLPIGMSGTTNILKVHIVGKVLVQGTGIGTGTVTGEIRVARSVDEANANFSDGNILVVAYTNNEMLPIIKRASALVVEEGGQNTHAATVGLALEIPVIIGADNATKILKNGSVVTIDSERGIVCYG; translated from the coding sequence ATGAGAAAGACAAAAATAATTTGTACTTTAGGACCGGCAGTAGACAGTGAAGAAACTTTAAGGAAACTAATGCTAAAAGGTATGGATATTGTGCGGCTTAATTTTTCACATGGAACTCATGAGGAGCATAAAATACGTGCAGATCGTTTAAAAAAGGTTAGAGACGAATTGGGATTGCCAGTTCCTTTACTTTTAGATACGAAGGGTCCGGAAATCAGACTTGGAAACTTTGAAAATAGTGAAGTGCTTTTAAAAGAAGGTGATAGGTTTACTCTTGTAAATGCTGATATTTTGGGTGATTTGACTAAATGCTCAGTATCATATAAGGAATTATATAAAGATGTAAAAAAAGGAACCAGAATACTTATAAATGATGGGCTGGTTGAACTTGAGGTAATTAATATAAAAGATAAGGACATCGTATGTGAGGTGTTGAACGGGGGAATGATAGGGAATCATAAGGGAGTTAATGTTCCGGGGGTTGAGGTCCATCTTCCTTCCCTTACCGAAAAGGATGTTGAAGATATAAAGTTTGCAATAGAAAATGAATTTGATTTTATTGCAGCTTCCTTTATCAGGAAGGCTTCTGACGTTATTGATATAAAAAAGGTGCTCGAAAATAATGGTGGCCAGGATTTGAATGTCATTGCCAAGATTGAGAACCGGGAAGCTATTGAAAATGTTGATGAAATAATAAAAGTATCAGACGGAATAATGGTGGCAAGAGGAGATTTGGGAGTTGAGATACCGGTTGAAGAGGTGCCTGTGGTACAGAAGATGCTGATAGAAAAATGTTACAGAAGTGGTAAGCCTGTTATTACTGCTACACAGATGCTTGATTCTATGATCAGAAATCCAAGGCCCACAAGAGCTGAAACCAGTGACATTGCCAATGCTATTTATGATGGTACTAGTGTAATAATGCTTTCAGGTGAAACGGCAATAGGAAAATATCCTATAGAGACGCTTGAAACTATGGCTAAAATAGCTAGAAAAGCAGAAGGATCAATTGATTATTGGGCAAGGTCTCAAAGGATGCAGCATGATTTTTCACCGAATGTAACCAATGCAATAAGTCATGCTACATGTACAACTGCCCAGGATTTGAAGGCTTCTGCAATAATTACTGTTACTCATTCCGGACATACTGCCAAGATGATATCAAGGTTTAGACCCCAGTGTCCTATAATTGCAACAACTGTCTCTCCTAGAGTACAGCGGCAGTTATCGTTGTCATGGGGAGTGTTGCCTTATCTTGTAACGGAAGCTACATCTACTGATGAAATGTTCGATATGGGAGTTGAAAAGGCGCTAGAATCCAACCTTGTCAGAAATGGGGATATTACTGTAATAACTGCAGGTTTACCTATTGGGATGAGTGGGACCACAAATATATTAAAGGTGCATATTGTAGGAAAGGTTCTTGTTCAGGGAACAGGTATCGGTACGGGAACAGTAACAGGAGAAATAAGGGTTGCAAGGTCTGTTGATGAGGCTAATGCCAATTTTTCCGATGGCAATATATTGGTTGTAGCATATACCAATAACGAAATGCTTCCTATAATCAAAAGAGCTTCCGCATTAGTAGTTGAAGAGGGTGGACAGAATACTCATGCGGCTACAGTAGGTCTTGCTCTTGAAATACCTGTTATAATTGGTGCAGATAATGCTACCAAGATACTTAAAAACGGCTCAGTAGTCACTATTGACTCGGAAAGAGGAATTGTTTGCTACGGATAG